The sequence below is a genomic window from Oscillospiraceae bacterium.
CGTGGGTGGTCAGCGCGCCCACAATGACCTCGCCGCCCTCCGCCCGGATGCCCCGCAGCTCGTCCAGGCCGCCGATGTCCACCACATACTCCAGGCCGCCCACCCGGCGGCTTCCGGCGCGGATCTGCACCATCAGGTCGGTGCCCCCCGCCAGCACCCGGGCCGTCCCGGGGTGCCCGGCCAGGAAGGCCGCGGCCCCGTCCAGCGAGGCGGGCTTCACATACTCAAAGCGCATCATACCCGTTCACCCTCCCGCAAGAGATGCTTATGCAGCGCCATCCGCTCCAGATCCGCGGGCAGCGAGCGCACGCGGTCCCCGGTGGCGTTGTAGATCGCGTTGGCCACGGCGGCGGCCACCGCCTCGGTGGCGGGCTCGCCCAGGCTCTTGGCTCCGAAGGTGCCCGCCGGGTCGTCGCACTCGAAGAGCAGGGGCATGACCTGGGGTACGTCCAGGGCGGTGGGGATGAGGTAGGTGTTCAGGTTCTTGTTTCTCAGGATGCCCTTGCGGATGTCCAGCTCCTCCAGCACCGCGAAGCCCACGCCCATGGCCACGCCGCCGTTGATCTGGCCCACGGCCATTTTGGGGTTGACCACGGTGCCCACGTCGTGCCCGGACCAGACCTTCTCCACGGTGACCTGGCCGGTGCCGGTGTCCACGGCCACCTCGGCCGCCACGGCGGTGTAGGTGTAAGACGGGAAGGCCTTACCCCCGCCGCCCTGCTCGAAGCTGTAGCCCAAATCGGCCGGGCGGTTCCAGCAGTAGACGGTGGACTGGTGGCCCGTCCAGTAGTGGGCGGCGCACACCGCGTCGAAGGGGATTTTGGCGTCGGGCACGCCCTTTATCACGAAGAAGCCGTCCACCAGGTCGATCTGCTCCGCCGGGCAGTGGAACATCAGCTCGGCCGCGGTGTCGATCATATGGCCCTTGAGCTCCTCCGCCGCCCGCTTCAGGGAGATGGAGCCGATGGCGGTGGCCCGGGAGGCGGCGGTGATGCCGCCGTCGGAGATGGTGTTGGTGTCCACGCCGATAAAGGTGATCTTCTCGGGCGGGATGGTCAGCACCTCGGCCACGATCTGGGTAAAGGTGGTCTTGAGGCCCTGGCCGTTCTCCACCAGGCCCGAGTTGATGGTCACGGAGCCGTCGTCGTGGCTCTCCACGATGCAGCCCGACGCGTCGGCGGACTCCGCCCCCAGGCCGCAGCCCCGGTAGCAGATGGCCAGGCCGATGCCCTTCCGGATCTCCCCGTCCTGCCCGGCCCAGGCCGCCCGCTTGGCGTAGTAATCACTCTCCCGCAGGACGGCGTCCACCACCTCGTCCAGGATGACCTCCGCGTCCAGCACCTGGCCGGTGGGGGTGGTGCCCCCCTGCCGGAGCATATTGCGCTTTTTGAACTCCACCTCGTCCATGCCCAGCGCCTCGGCCACCTCTTCCATAAGCTGCTCCTGGGCAAAGATGATCTGGGGGGAGCTGTACCCCCGCATGGCCCCGGCGGTGACCGTGTTGGTGAGCACGCCGAACACGTCCACGTGGACGTTGGGGATCTCGTACACCCCGGCCGCGTGGACCGAGGCGCGGAAGTTCATGAACTGGTGCATGCTGTAGGCGCCGCAGTTCTCCGCGATCTCGCACTTGAGCGCCTGGAGCGTCCCGTCCCGGTTGACGCCCACCTTGTAGCGCAGGCGCATGGGGTGGCGCTTGGTGGAGCCGATGATGGACTCCTCCCGGGTGACCACCATCTTTACCGGGCGGAAGGTCTTGCGGGCCAGCAGGGCGGCCCGGCAGGCCACCTGGCCCAGCAGCTCCTCCTTGCCGCCGAAGCTGCCCCCCAGCACCTGCTGCACCACCCGCACCTTGCCCCGCTGGAGGCCCAGGCAGTCGGCGATCCAGTGGCGGGTGAAGAAGGGGTTGACGCAGGAGGCGTACACCGTCATCTCGGTGGCCCCGGTGTCGGGCACGGCCACCACCGCCTCGGGCTCCATGTAGGCGTGCTCCACCGGCGGGGTGCGGTACTCCCGCTCCAGCACCAGGTCGCACCGGGCGAAGGCGGCCTCCACGTCCCCCTTGCGCACCTTGAAGCTGCCGGGGGTGTGGATGTTGT
It includes:
- a CDS encoding hypothetical protein (frameshifted, deletion at around 3241914), which translates into the protein MPIMGQKEFKYLNKSINRVDAYDKVTGRARYSGDLEFANMLFGGTLYSPYASAKVTRIDVARARAVPGVKAVITFADLPNQISWGTYPYLTGTIRFQGDAVAVVAAETREAVDDALAAIEVEYEPQAAVFTIEEAMAPGAHAVRDEYPDNIHTPGSFKVRKGDVEAAFARCDLVLEREYRTPPVEHAYMEPEAVVAVPDTGATEMTVYASCVNPFFTRHWIADCLGLQRGKVRVVQQVLGGSFGGKEELLGQVACRAALLARKTFRPVKMVVTREESIIGSTKRHPMRLRYKVGVNRDGTLQALKCEIAENCGAYSMHQFMNFRASVHAAGVYEIPNVHVDVFGVLTNTVTAGAMRGYSSPQIIFAQEQLMEEVAEALGMDEVEFKKRNMLRQGGTTPTGQVLDAEVILDEVVDAVLRESDYYAKRAAWAGQDGEIRKGIGLAICYRGCGLGAESADASGCIVESHDDGSVTINSGLVENGQGLKTTFTQIVAEVLTIPPEKITFIGVDTNTISDGGITAASRATAIGSISLKRAAEELKGHMIDTAAELMFHCPAEQIDLVDGFFVIKGVPDAKIPFDAVCAAHYWTGHQSTVYCWNRPADLGYSFEQGGGGKAFPSYTYTAVAAEVAVDTGTGQVTVEKVWSGHDVGTVVNPKMAVGQINGGVAMGVGFAVLEELDIRKGILRNKNLNTYLIPTALDVPQVMPLLFECDDPAGTFGAKSLGEPATEAVAAAVANAIYNATGDRVRSLPADLERMALHKHLLREGERV